Proteins co-encoded in one Kribbella solani genomic window:
- a CDS encoding response regulator encodes MSIRLLIADDQALVRGALAALLDLEPDLEVVAEVGRGDEVIDAAKNSTPDVALLDVEMPGLDGIEAAAALRTAVPGVRVLMVTTFGRPGYLRRAMEAGAAGFVVKDTPATQLADAVRRVHQGLRVVDPSLAAETLVAGTSPLTGRESDVLRAARVGGTVADIAKELHLSEGTVRNHLSAAIGKTGARTRAEAARIALDNGWL; translated from the coding sequence GTGAGTATTCGACTGCTGATCGCCGACGACCAGGCCCTCGTCCGGGGCGCGCTGGCCGCGTTGCTGGATCTCGAGCCCGATCTCGAGGTGGTGGCCGAGGTCGGCCGGGGCGACGAGGTGATCGACGCCGCGAAGAACTCGACGCCGGACGTCGCGCTACTGGACGTGGAAATGCCCGGGCTGGACGGGATCGAGGCCGCGGCGGCGCTGCGGACCGCCGTACCCGGGGTGCGGGTGCTGATGGTGACGACGTTCGGCCGGCCCGGGTACCTGCGGCGCGCGATGGAGGCCGGGGCGGCCGGGTTCGTGGTGAAGGACACGCCCGCGACGCAGCTCGCGGACGCGGTCCGGCGCGTACACCAGGGTCTCCGGGTGGTCGATCCGTCGCTCGCCGCGGAGACCTTGGTCGCCGGTACGAGTCCGCTCACCGGCCGCGAGTCCGATGTACTACGGGCGGCCCGGGTCGGCGGTACCGTCGCCGACATCGCCAAGGAACTGCATCTGTCCGAAGGCACCGTACGCAACCATCTTTCCGCCGCGATCGGCAAGACCGGCGCCCGGACCCGCGCCGAGGCCGCCCGGATTGCCCTCGACAACGGCTGGTTGTAG
- a CDS encoding ABC transporter ATP-binding protein, producing the protein MTTTTAVTLRGVTKKYADVQAVAGVDLTIRAGEVVALLGPNGAGKSTTIEMLLGLVKPDQGSVQVYAGTPTDAITAGQVGVMLQSGGIIEDAKVGELLNLVAGLHKDPMPVQEALERAGIADLTKRTMKGLSGGQKQRVRFAMAIIPQPDLIVLDEPTTGMDVESRRDFWASMHAETARGRTVLFATHYLEEADSYADRVVLMRNGKIVADGTAAQIKASVSGRTIRATIPGADLAALASLPGVRNVETRGEVVLLKCADSDSTLRHLLENTPAHDIEVTSADLEDAVLALSDQDRAQDTAQETLA; encoded by the coding sequence ATGACGACAACGACTGCGGTCACCCTCCGGGGCGTGACCAAGAAGTACGCGGACGTGCAGGCCGTCGCCGGGGTGGATCTGACTATCCGGGCCGGCGAGGTGGTCGCGCTGCTGGGGCCCAACGGGGCGGGTAAATCGACCACCATCGAGATGCTGCTCGGGCTGGTGAAACCCGACCAGGGCAGCGTCCAGGTGTACGCCGGGACGCCCACCGACGCGATCACCGCCGGCCAGGTCGGCGTGATGCTGCAGAGCGGCGGGATCATCGAGGACGCCAAGGTCGGCGAGCTGCTGAACCTGGTCGCGGGGCTGCACAAGGACCCGATGCCGGTCCAGGAGGCGCTCGAGCGGGCCGGGATCGCGGACCTGACCAAGCGGACCATGAAGGGCCTGTCCGGCGGTCAGAAGCAGCGGGTCCGGTTCGCGATGGCGATCATCCCGCAGCCGGACCTGATCGTCCTGGACGAGCCGACGACCGGGATGGACGTCGAGTCCCGCCGCGACTTCTGGGCCTCGATGCACGCCGAGACCGCGCGCGGCCGGACGGTCCTGTTCGCCACCCATTACCTGGAGGAGGCGGACTCGTACGCCGACCGGGTGGTGCTGATGCGCAACGGCAAGATCGTTGCCGACGGCACCGCCGCGCAGATCAAGGCGAGCGTGTCCGGCCGGACCATCCGGGCCACCATCCCCGGCGCCGATCTGGCCGCGCTGGCGTCGCTGCCGGGCGTACGCAACGTGGAGACCCGCGGTGAGGTCGTGCTGCTGAAGTGCGCGGACTCGGACAGCACCCTGCGGCACCTGCTGGAGAACACTCCGGCCCATGACATCGAAGTGACGTCCGCCGACCTCGAGGACGCCGTCCTCGCGCTGTCGGACCAGGACCGCGCCCAAGACACCGCACAGGAGACCCTGGCATGA
- a CDS encoding ABC transporter substrate-binding protein has product MNLSRRTLLKAGLGALAVPAVAACNNGAAARGDGEIIYWLWDSAQLPMYTECAKVFHQQNPKYSVKIEQYGWGDYWSKLVTGFISNTAPDVFTGHSSKYPLFADKGQVLPIDEYVKRDNVDLGIYQQGLADRWIGADGNRYGLPKDWDTEVYFYNSAFAEAAGISTEQLNSMTWNPRDGGSFEQIIRRLTVDSKGRRGDQPGFDPHNVKVFGLGYADAGGGDGQTTWSWYAASNGWKYSEGEPWGTKFFYADPKFTDTIGWWRGLITKGLMPTYAQAKSGVDVTTAFGAGKYAMTPNGSWMLGTYGQLKQVKTKLARLPVGPIGKRMSMMNGLADTIWAGTTRRDASWAWVKFLGSQTAQDIVARAGVVFPAVAASMPLARAAFAKSGWDVTPFLEPVEDGDVFPYPANPNAADVSAVMTPAMESVMTFEADPSSLAKANADVNKILAANA; this is encoded by the coding sequence ATGAACCTCTCACGAAGGACCTTGCTGAAGGCAGGACTCGGCGCGCTCGCCGTACCGGCTGTTGCCGCCTGCAACAATGGCGCGGCGGCCCGCGGCGACGGCGAAATCATCTACTGGCTGTGGGATTCGGCGCAGTTGCCGATGTATACCGAATGCGCCAAGGTGTTCCACCAGCAGAACCCGAAGTACTCGGTGAAGATCGAGCAGTACGGCTGGGGTGACTACTGGTCGAAGCTCGTCACCGGGTTCATCTCGAACACCGCGCCGGACGTGTTCACCGGGCACTCGTCGAAGTACCCGCTGTTCGCGGACAAGGGGCAGGTGCTGCCGATCGACGAGTACGTCAAACGCGACAATGTTGACCTGGGCATCTATCAGCAGGGTCTTGCCGATCGCTGGATAGGTGCCGACGGCAACCGGTACGGACTGCCGAAGGATTGGGATACCGAGGTCTACTTCTACAACAGCGCGTTCGCCGAGGCGGCCGGGATCAGTACCGAGCAGCTCAACTCGATGACCTGGAACCCGCGGGACGGCGGCAGTTTCGAGCAGATCATCCGCCGGCTGACGGTGGACTCGAAAGGGCGGCGCGGCGACCAGCCGGGGTTCGATCCGCACAACGTGAAGGTCTTCGGGCTCGGGTACGCCGACGCCGGCGGCGGCGACGGGCAGACCACCTGGAGCTGGTACGCGGCGAGCAACGGGTGGAAGTACTCCGAGGGTGAACCATGGGGTACGAAGTTCTTCTACGCCGACCCGAAGTTCACCGACACGATCGGCTGGTGGCGAGGGCTGATCACGAAAGGCCTGATGCCCACGTACGCGCAGGCGAAGTCCGGGGTGGATGTCACGACGGCGTTCGGCGCCGGGAAGTACGCGATGACGCCGAACGGGTCGTGGATGCTCGGAACGTACGGTCAGTTGAAGCAGGTGAAGACGAAGCTCGCGCGGTTACCGGTCGGGCCGATCGGGAAGCGGATGTCGATGATGAACGGACTCGCGGACACGATCTGGGCCGGGACGACCCGTCGCGACGCGTCGTGGGCGTGGGTGAAGTTCCTTGGTTCGCAGACCGCTCAGGACATCGTCGCCAGGGCCGGAGTGGTGTTCCCGGCGGTGGCGGCGAGTATGCCGCTGGCGCGGGCCGCGTTCGCGAAGAGCGGGTGGGATGTCACGCCGTTCCTCGAGCCGGTCGAGGACGGTGACGTGTTCCCGTACCCGGCGAACCCGAACGCCGCGGACGTCAGCGCGGTGATGACACCGGCGATGGAGTCGGTGATGACCTTCGAGGCGGACCCCAGCTCCCTCGCGAAGGCCAACGCCGACGTCAACAAGATCCTCGCCGCGAACGCCTGA
- a CDS encoding multicopper oxidase family protein has protein sequence MTEPKQPPEPEQTDPERADPQPAEPKQPPEPKKRRWGWLVAVGVALAVLVPLGYLWATSLVPGEYNPAEMGYADYGGGPAAPGHDHDMAGMAGMSGTSVADLTGPKTGIPNVNVTLTARKQTFQLASGETIDGYTVNGTSPGPTIRARVGDLIQVTFVNESVKDGATLHWHGIDVPNAEDGVAGVTQDAVPVGGKHVYRFKAEQAGTYWYHSHQVSSDEVKGGLFGPIVIAPAVPGEVVAAIHTYDGKRTINGRTGAWQADVPAGTAARVRVINTDNAILRVGLLGTSYKVVAVDGRDVHGPTATTAAYALPAGGRVDLEAVVPAGGMRLIAGIPTLSLAIGPAGTNPPTANLSAETVDLLTYGTPAPIGFDPGQANRDFQYRIGRRPGFLDGVPGLWWTINGHKFPDVPMFMVAEGDVVRMTISNTSGQAHPMHLHGHHAVVLSRNGARATGSPWWTDTLEVGNKETYEIAFVADNPGLWMDHCHNLPHASQGLMTHLMYEGITTPYRVGGDSGNKPE, from the coding sequence GTGACAGAACCGAAGCAACCGCCCGAGCCGGAGCAGACCGACCCGGAGCGGGCCGATCCGCAGCCGGCCGAACCAAAGCAGCCGCCCGAGCCGAAGAAGCGTCGTTGGGGTTGGCTGGTTGCGGTGGGGGTGGCCCTGGCGGTGCTTGTGCCGCTGGGGTACCTCTGGGCGACCAGTCTCGTCCCCGGGGAGTACAACCCAGCAGAAATGGGGTACGCCGACTACGGCGGCGGACCGGCCGCACCCGGACACGATCACGACATGGCTGGAATGGCCGGTATGAGTGGTACGAGCGTCGCCGACCTGACCGGCCCGAAGACTGGTATACCAAATGTCAACGTCACCCTGACAGCCAGAAAACAGACGTTCCAACTGGCATCGGGCGAGACGATCGACGGCTACACGGTCAACGGAACCTCACCCGGCCCGACCATCCGGGCGCGGGTCGGCGATCTCATCCAGGTGACGTTCGTGAACGAGTCGGTGAAGGACGGCGCGACGCTGCACTGGCACGGGATCGACGTACCGAACGCCGAAGACGGTGTCGCCGGCGTGACCCAGGATGCGGTACCGGTGGGTGGAAAGCACGTCTACCGCTTCAAGGCGGAGCAGGCGGGCACGTACTGGTACCACTCGCACCAGGTTTCGAGCGACGAGGTGAAGGGCGGCCTCTTCGGACCGATCGTGATCGCCCCAGCCGTACCAGGTGAAGTGGTCGCGGCCATCCACACGTACGACGGAAAGCGCACGATCAACGGGCGTACGGGCGCCTGGCAGGCGGATGTCCCAGCGGGTACGGCCGCGCGCGTACGGGTGATCAACACCGACAATGCGATCCTGCGCGTGGGCCTGCTCGGCACGTCGTACAAGGTGGTCGCGGTTGACGGACGGGATGTCCACGGGCCGACGGCGACAACCGCCGCGTACGCACTGCCTGCCGGTGGTCGCGTCGATCTGGAGGCGGTCGTGCCTGCCGGCGGAATGCGGCTGATCGCTGGTATACCAACGCTGTCGCTCGCGATCGGTCCGGCCGGAACCAACCCGCCGACGGCCAACCTGTCGGCAGAAACGGTAGACCTGCTCACCTACGGAACGCCCGCGCCGATCGGTTTCGACCCCGGCCAGGCGAACCGCGACTTCCAGTACCGGATCGGCCGCCGCCCCGGTTTCCTGGACGGCGTACCAGGGTTGTGGTGGACGATCAACGGTCACAAGTTCCCGGACGTACCGATGTTCATGGTCGCCGAAGGTGACGTGGTCCGGATGACGATCTCCAACACCAGCGGCCAGGCGCACCCGATGCACCTGCACGGTCACCACGCGGTGGTCCTGTCCCGCAACGGCGCCCGCGCGACCGGTTCGCCCTGGTGGACCGACACCCTTGAGGTGGGCAACAAGGAGACCTACGAGATCGCCTTCGTGGCGGACAATCCAGGCCTCTGGATGGACCACTGCCACAACCTCCCGCACGCCTCTCAGGGCCTGATGACCCACCTGATGTACGAGGGCATCACCACCCCGTACCGAGTGGGCGGCGACTCGGGCAACAAGCCGGAGTAG
- a CDS encoding TetR family transcriptional regulator: MTSTTHDPPKRRRDRAAREREILEAAEQIFGRRGYQATSMDEVAVMGGVSKPLIYQYYGSKDGLFLACLSRLRGQLLEAVADAVLAAPNAEDALYAGFLAWFRFLDDHPSAWSVLVDEGMLATGPAAEATDEVRAAFIELIATMVRMNLPAGRVTDDEIQIVAQSISGATERLAIWRTRTPNPPTPEKVAHTLQNLLWQGLHTLKTT, translated from the coding sequence GTGACCTCCACCACTCACGACCCGCCGAAACGCCGCCGCGACCGGGCCGCCCGGGAACGCGAGATCCTCGAGGCCGCGGAGCAGATCTTCGGCCGACGCGGCTACCAGGCCACCTCGATGGACGAGGTCGCCGTCATGGGCGGCGTCTCGAAGCCGCTGATCTACCAGTACTACGGCTCCAAGGACGGCCTGTTCCTGGCCTGCCTGTCCCGCCTCCGCGGCCAGCTCCTGGAGGCCGTCGCCGACGCGGTGCTGGCCGCGCCGAATGCCGAGGACGCGCTGTACGCCGGGTTCCTGGCCTGGTTCCGCTTCCTCGACGACCACCCGAGCGCCTGGTCCGTCCTGGTCGACGAAGGCATGCTCGCCACCGGCCCCGCCGCCGAAGCCACCGACGAGGTCCGCGCGGCCTTCATCGAGCTGATCGCCACGATGGTCCGGATGAACCTCCCGGCCGGCCGCGTCACCGACGACGAGATCCAGATCGTTGCCCAGAGCATCTCCGGCGCCACCGAACGCCTGGCCATCTGGCGGACCCGCACCCCGAACCCCCCCACCCCGGAAAAGGTCGCCCACACCCTCCAGAACCTCCTCTGGCAAGGCCTCCACACCCTCAAAACCACCTGA
- a CDS encoding helix-turn-helix domain-containing protein produces the protein MLDLVKLGHRIQESRLARGMTLTDLAAAAEVSVSMLSSVERGQKVPTVLVLSRIADGLGAGLAALLAEVEQSRVIIRRAAEQDSVDEPGGWRRTILSPVVPGVNFEWIRTTLPAGCDAGEFPAYAPGSHEFVAIESGELRLTLADQIVDLAAGDSVYFAADLPHAYSNPSTKPCSYYVAALIMRARTPRTT, from the coding sequence ATGCTGGATCTTGTGAAACTGGGTCACCGCATCCAGGAGTCGCGGCTCGCGCGGGGCATGACGCTGACCGACCTCGCGGCGGCGGCCGAGGTGAGCGTGAGCATGCTGTCGTCGGTCGAGCGCGGCCAGAAAGTGCCCACCGTGCTGGTGCTGTCGCGGATCGCCGACGGGCTCGGCGCCGGCCTGGCGGCACTGCTGGCCGAAGTCGAGCAGTCCCGGGTGATCATCCGCCGCGCGGCCGAGCAGGACTCGGTCGACGAGCCCGGCGGCTGGCGCCGGACGATCCTGAGCCCGGTGGTCCCCGGCGTGAACTTCGAGTGGATTCGCACCACGCTGCCGGCCGGGTGTGACGCCGGCGAGTTTCCGGCGTACGCGCCGGGATCGCACGAGTTCGTCGCGATCGAGTCGGGGGAGCTCCGGCTCACCCTGGCCGACCAGATCGTCGACCTTGCCGCCGGCGACTCCGTCTACTTCGCCGCCGACCTGCCGCACGCGTACTCAAACCCCAGCACGAAACCCTGCTCGTACTACGTCGCCGCCCTCATCATGCGCGCCCGCACCCCCCGCACCACCTGA
- a CDS encoding ABC transporter permease, whose amino-acid sequence MNRDYLIFDIRRTLRNRRVMIFSILMPVVLFLIFGLTIPKDASEGNISAIAYVMVSMAMFGSMSAAMSSGGVIAAERDGGWNRTLRLTPLKPQAYVVNKVILSLLLAVPPLVVVFLIGMTVGHVHLSAGQWLTVALVSWLGALPFAALGLVIGYIAKPDSVQPITGLSTMLIAAFGGLWLPVSQMPTAMKYVAELTPAYWTGQTSRSALTQSGVDTHALLVVIGWTVVLGAIGLRRFRADTARA is encoded by the coding sequence ATGAACCGCGACTACCTGATCTTCGACATCCGCCGGACGCTGCGGAACCGCCGGGTGATGATCTTCTCGATCCTGATGCCGGTCGTCCTGTTCCTGATCTTCGGCCTGACCATCCCGAAGGACGCCAGCGAAGGAAACATCTCGGCGATCGCGTACGTGATGGTCAGCATGGCGATGTTCGGCTCGATGTCGGCCGCGATGAGCAGCGGCGGCGTGATCGCGGCCGAGCGCGACGGCGGCTGGAACCGTACGCTCCGGCTGACCCCGCTGAAGCCGCAGGCGTACGTGGTGAACAAGGTGATCCTGTCGCTGCTGCTGGCCGTACCGCCGCTCGTCGTGGTGTTCCTGATCGGCATGACCGTCGGCCACGTACACCTGAGCGCCGGCCAATGGCTGACGGTCGCACTGGTCTCCTGGCTCGGCGCGCTGCCGTTCGCCGCGCTCGGCCTGGTCATCGGGTACATCGCCAAGCCGGACAGCGTGCAGCCGATCACCGGTCTGAGCACGATGCTGATCGCCGCGTTCGGCGGGCTGTGGCTGCCGGTCAGCCAGATGCCGACGGCGATGAAGTACGTCGCCGAGCTGACGCCCGCGTACTGGACCGGTCAGACCTCGCGGAGCGCGCTGACCCAGAGCGGCGTCGACACGCACGCGCTGCTGGTGGTGATCGGCTGGACCGTCGTCCTCGGCGCGATCGGGCTCCGCCGGTTCCGCGCCGACACCGCCCGCGCCTGA
- a CDS encoding DUF1707 SHOCT-like domain-containing protein, translating to MTEERPGGSIRIGDTEREDAVKRLGEHYQAGRLSADEHSERVEQALRARTAEDLNNLFVDLPGAHQAPAAGEGAAADAGGEGWAGPWGWRKPPWTAPENAAGATGPSGGPGGPGGPPWGRRGFFGRVPLPVLIALGVLGVLVSVGCVVGGGHPPVLPIVLIVAAVFVARKRRMERRA from the coding sequence ATGACCGAGGAGAGGCCGGGCGGATCGATTCGCATCGGCGACACAGAGCGTGAGGACGCGGTCAAGCGTCTGGGCGAGCACTACCAAGCCGGCCGGCTGAGCGCGGACGAACACTCGGAGCGGGTCGAGCAGGCACTCCGCGCTCGCACCGCCGAAGACCTGAACAACCTGTTCGTCGACCTGCCGGGCGCCCACCAGGCACCTGCTGCCGGCGAAGGCGCCGCTGCCGATGCGGGCGGCGAGGGCTGGGCGGGCCCGTGGGGCTGGCGCAAGCCGCCGTGGACGGCTCCGGAGAACGCGGCCGGCGCAACCGGACCGAGCGGCGGACCGGGTGGGCCTGGTGGGCCGCCGTGGGGTCGGCGGGGGTTCTTTGGGCGGGTGCCGTTGCCGGTGCTGATTGCGCTTGGGGTGCTTGGGGTGCTGGTTTCGGTTGGGTGTGTGGTGGGGGGCGGGCATCCGCCGGTTCTGCCGATTGTGTTGATTGTGGCGGCTGTGTTCGTGGCGCGGAAGCGGCGGATGGAGCGGCGGGCATGA
- a CDS encoding carbohydrate ABC transporter permease has product MRRQVSVGRTVAWVLLAILLIVTLFPFYWMLRTAFSDNTQLPGHPSSLLPVESTLGAFKRVLGLATIEEAQAQGGSGAAVNFWLYLRNSLIVATVTTVCQVFFSAMAAYAFARLRWPGRDKVFALFLAALMVPPIFTTLPNFVLIKNLGLLNSFAGIILPGAFMTPFAIFFLRQFFLGINRELEEAAMIDGAGHRLIFFRLVIPMSAAPIATLGILTYINSWNDYFWPLLVGQQENVRVLTVALGVFRSQTPQGGPDWAGLMAATLIAALPMIILFLAFAKRITNSIGFSGIK; this is encoded by the coding sequence ATGAGGCGCCAGGTGAGTGTCGGGCGTACGGTCGCGTGGGTACTTCTCGCCATCCTGCTGATCGTCACGCTGTTCCCGTTCTACTGGATGTTGCGGACCGCCTTCTCCGACAACACCCAGCTGCCCGGTCATCCGAGTTCGCTACTACCGGTCGAGAGCACGCTCGGCGCGTTCAAACGTGTACTCGGGCTGGCGACGATCGAGGAAGCGCAGGCTCAGGGCGGCTCCGGCGCGGCGGTCAACTTCTGGCTGTACCTGCGCAACTCGTTGATCGTGGCAACCGTCACGACGGTATGCCAGGTGTTCTTCAGCGCGATGGCGGCGTACGCGTTCGCGCGACTGCGCTGGCCCGGCCGGGACAAGGTGTTCGCGCTGTTCCTGGCCGCGCTGATGGTGCCGCCGATCTTCACCACGCTGCCGAACTTCGTCCTGATCAAGAACCTCGGCCTGCTGAACAGTTTCGCCGGCATCATCCTGCCGGGTGCCTTCATGACGCCGTTCGCGATCTTCTTCCTGCGCCAGTTCTTCCTCGGCATCAACCGGGAACTGGAGGAAGCGGCGATGATCGACGGCGCCGGGCACCGGCTGATCTTCTTCCGGCTGGTGATCCCGATGAGCGCCGCGCCGATCGCGACGCTGGGGATCCTCACCTACATCAACTCGTGGAACGACTACTTCTGGCCGTTGCTGGTCGGCCAGCAGGAGAACGTCCGGGTACTGACCGTCGCGCTCGGCGTGTTCCGGTCGCAGACCCCGCAGGGCGGTCCGGACTGGGCCGGGCTGATGGCGGCGACGCTGATCGCGGCGCTGCCGATGATCATCCTGTTCCTCGCGTTCGCGAAACGGATCACCAACTCCATCGGCTTCTCCGGGATCAAATGA
- a CDS encoding histidine kinase gives MKTTPTAPDGTAERVGMVAGPGRWAWLAAGIWLFYLSQPLQSVAEKRSGVVQVVGFLTIILFAASYLAFFGVLRRSAQAGTLPRWQRFGYLALMLVLCLLMIPTAGQTGLTGLVYISAVGMMLLEMPASIIFVLALLAGAEISMRVVPGWTDDGSYGFAIFLGALAVFGMRRAIQRSIELNAARQDMAELAVQEERNRFARDLHDILGHSLTVITVKAELAGKLIEANPGRAAAEVADVESLARAALADVRAAVAGYRELSLAGELVSARAALQAAAIKADLPTTVDEVPEENRELFAWVVREGVTNVVRHSGAKRCTIRIAAAQIEVLDDGLGPTPGGGASGHGLIGLRERADAADASLQVGQNAGGGFRLAVKARAVRMEP, from the coding sequence GTGAAGACGACACCAACCGCGCCCGACGGCACGGCCGAGCGGGTCGGCATGGTCGCCGGGCCCGGCCGGTGGGCGTGGCTGGCGGCGGGGATCTGGTTGTTCTACCTGTCGCAGCCGCTGCAGAGCGTGGCCGAGAAGCGGAGCGGCGTCGTCCAGGTGGTCGGTTTCCTGACCATCATCCTGTTCGCGGCAAGCTATCTCGCGTTCTTCGGCGTACTCCGGCGGAGCGCGCAGGCGGGGACCTTGCCCCGGTGGCAGCGGTTCGGCTACCTGGCGCTGATGCTCGTGCTGTGTCTGCTGATGATCCCCACCGCCGGGCAGACCGGGCTGACCGGGCTGGTGTACATCTCGGCGGTCGGGATGATGTTGCTGGAGATGCCCGCCTCGATCATCTTCGTCCTGGCGCTGCTGGCCGGCGCCGAGATCTCGATGCGGGTGGTCCCGGGCTGGACCGACGACGGCAGCTACGGGTTCGCGATCTTCCTCGGCGCGCTCGCGGTGTTCGGCATGCGGCGGGCGATCCAGCGCAGCATCGAACTGAACGCGGCCCGGCAGGACATGGCCGAGCTGGCCGTACAGGAGGAGCGGAACCGGTTCGCGCGGGACCTGCACGACATCCTCGGTCACTCGCTGACCGTGATCACGGTCAAGGCGGAGCTGGCCGGGAAGCTGATCGAGGCGAATCCGGGGCGAGCGGCCGCCGAGGTCGCGGACGTGGAGAGCCTGGCGCGGGCGGCACTGGCCGATGTACGGGCCGCGGTCGCCGGGTACCGGGAGCTGAGTTTGGCGGGTGAACTGGTGTCCGCCAGGGCGGCGCTGCAGGCGGCCGCGATCAAGGCGGACCTGCCCACGACGGTGGACGAGGTGCCTGAGGAGAACCGCGAACTGTTCGCGTGGGTGGTACGGGAAGGCGTCACGAACGTCGTCCGGCACTCGGGGGCGAAACGCTGCACGATCCGGATCGCGGCGGCGCAGATCGAAGTACTTGACGACGGCTTGGGTCCGACGCCCGGAGGGGGCGCGTCGGGCCACGGCCTGATCGGGTTGCGCGAACGCGCCGACGCCGCGGACGCCAGCCTCCAGGTCGGTCAGAATGCCGGCGGCGGGTTCCGGCTGGCGGTCAAAGCAAGGGCTGTGAGGATGGAACCGTGA
- a CDS encoding sulfite oxidase, with translation MTIEQFSVRGRLADTGEGITGDELQLAARNHGMPLEGLRYDVTPPGLHYVLVHYDIPATNAADWLLEVGGCVEQPLSFGLTELRAMARRTVRVTLECAGNGRATLQPRPISQPWLSEAVGTAEWTGVLLADLLRLAGVSEDAVDVVFTGADHGVERGVEQDYQRGLSVPEAIESGAIVAWEMNGEPLPPQHGYPLRLVLPGWYGMASVKWLRSISVIDHEFEGFQNAVAYRFRTSADEPGVAVTRIEPRALLVPPGFPDFMSRHRFVAAGTVPLFGRAWSGWAPIERVEVSTDAGVNWHEATLDAAVGAGSGAGLGAEGNDDFAWRAFAYDWEATPGEHVLTVRAYDTSGREQPIEAEWNRGGFANNTAQRITVLVT, from the coding sequence ATGACGATCGAGCAGTTCAGTGTCCGGGGACGGCTGGCGGACACGGGTGAGGGGATCACCGGGGACGAGTTGCAGCTCGCGGCGCGGAACCACGGGATGCCGCTGGAAGGTTTGCGGTACGACGTGACGCCGCCGGGCCTGCACTATGTACTGGTCCATTACGACATCCCGGCAACCAACGCGGCCGACTGGCTGCTGGAAGTCGGCGGGTGCGTGGAGCAGCCGTTGTCGTTCGGGCTGACCGAGTTGCGAGCGATGGCCCGGCGTACGGTCCGCGTCACGCTGGAATGCGCCGGGAACGGGCGCGCCACGTTGCAACCGCGGCCGATCAGTCAGCCGTGGTTGTCGGAAGCGGTCGGTACGGCCGAGTGGACCGGGGTGTTGCTGGCGGATCTGCTGCGGTTGGCCGGGGTCAGTGAGGACGCGGTCGACGTGGTGTTCACCGGAGCGGACCACGGGGTGGAGCGCGGCGTCGAGCAGGACTACCAGCGCGGACTTTCGGTGCCGGAGGCAATCGAATCCGGCGCGATCGTCGCGTGGGAGATGAACGGCGAGCCGCTGCCACCACAACACGGGTATCCGTTGCGGCTGGTGCTGCCGGGGTGGTACGGGATGGCGAGCGTGAAGTGGTTGCGGTCGATCTCGGTGATCGACCATGAGTTCGAGGGGTTTCAGAACGCGGTCGCGTACCGGTTCCGTACCTCGGCTGACGAGCCGGGGGTGGCGGTGACGCGGATCGAGCCGCGGGCGTTGCTGGTCCCGCCCGGCTTTCCGGACTTCATGAGCCGGCATCGCTTTGTTGCCGCTGGCACCGTTCCGCTGTTCGGGCGGGCCTGGTCCGGCTGGGCGCCGATCGAGCGCGTCGAGGTGAGTACCGACGCCGGCGTGAACTGGCACGAAGCCACGTTGGACGCCGCCGTCGGTGCTGGTTCAGGTGCCGGTTTGGGTGCTGAGGGCAACGATGACTTCGCGTGGCGGGCGTTCGCGTACGATTGGGAGGCGACGCCCGGCGAGCACGTGCTCACCGTCCGCGCGTACGACACCAGCGGCCGCGAGCAACCGATCGAAGCCGAGTGGAACCGCGGCGGCTTCGCGAACAACACCGCCCAGCGCATCACCGTCCTGGTCACCTGA
- a CDS encoding N-acetyltransferase family protein → MGSPGELSAIAAIMSHYVRNTVVTFIESPPTVSDWAERYWDLAARGLPFLVAEADGDVVGFAYAAPWRPKSAYRHTVENSIYLSPAATGLGIGTALLERLIERSAAAGCRQLIAVIVDAGDPASAKLHRRHGFSDAGRLHAVGFKHGRWLDTMLLQRSLPEVCATQQADRSDRDGAPA, encoded by the coding sequence GTGGGCTCGCCCGGAGAGCTCAGCGCGATCGCCGCGATCATGTCCCACTACGTCCGGAACACGGTGGTGACCTTCATCGAGTCCCCACCGACGGTCAGCGACTGGGCCGAGCGGTACTGGGATCTCGCCGCGCGCGGACTGCCGTTCCTGGTCGCGGAGGCGGACGGCGACGTCGTCGGTTTCGCGTACGCCGCGCCCTGGCGACCGAAGTCCGCCTACCGGCACACGGTCGAGAACTCGATCTATCTCTCCCCAGCCGCGACCGGGCTCGGTATCGGCACCGCTCTGCTGGAGCGGTTGATCGAGCGGTCGGCGGCGGCCGGCTGCCGGCAGCTGATCGCGGTGATCGTCGACGCCGGCGACCCCGCGTCGGCCAAACTGCACCGGCGGCACGGGTTCTCCGACGCCGGGCGCCTGCACGCGGTCGGTTTCAAGCACGGGCGCTGGCTCGACACGATGCTCCTCCAACGATCCCTGCCCGAGGTCTGCGCTACCCAGCAAGCCGACCGCTCCGACCGTGACGGAGCTCCGGCGTGA